Proteins from a genomic interval of Zingiber officinale cultivar Zhangliang chromosome 1B, Zo_v1.1, whole genome shotgun sequence:
- the LOC121975369 gene encoding ubiquitin-conjugating enzyme E2 2-like isoform X1 — protein MASSSSSSAQLRLMSDLKAIRNEPPEGCSASPSSDENLFVWSATILGPDETPWEGGVFGLRLTFGDSYPAKPPRVRFTSEVFHPNVYIDGTLCIDIIQDAWSPCHNVCTILMSIQSLLTDPNPASPANPEAAQLFQHDNQAYNKRVRRCARVSIEP, from the exons ATGGCCTCCTCGTCGTCCTCGTCGGCCCAGCTTCGCCTCATGTCCGATCTTAAAGCCATCAGAAATGAGCCTCCGGAG GGTTGCAGCGCAAGTCCGTCGTCTGACGAAAATTTATTCGTGTGGAGCGCCACCATCTTAGGGCCTGATGAAACGCCTTGGGAAG GGGGTGTTTTTGGTCTGCGGTTGACATTTGGGGACAGTTATCCCGCTAAACCACCTCGTGTACGGTTTACTTCTGAAGTCTTCCACCCTAATG TTTATATTGATGGGACTCTATGCATAGACATCATTCAGGATGCTTGGTCACCTTGCCACAATGTTTGTACCATTTTGATGTCGATCCAG TCACTTCTCACTGACCCAAACCCTGCAAGCCCTGCAAATCCTGAGGCTGCCCAATTATTTCAGCATGACAATCAAGCATACAACAA GAGAGTTAGGCGATGTGCTCGTGTATCGATTGAGCCGTAG
- the LOC121975369 gene encoding ubiquitin-conjugating enzyme E2 2-like isoform X2, giving the protein MSLRSASPSSDENLFVWSATILGPDETPWEGGVFGLRLTFGDSYPAKPPRVRFTSEVFHPNVYIDGTLCIDIIQDAWSPCHNVCTILMSIQSLLTDPNPASPANPEAAQLFQHDNQAYNKRVRRCARVSIEP; this is encoded by the exons ATGAGCCTCCGGAG CGCAAGTCCGTCGTCTGACGAAAATTTATTCGTGTGGAGCGCCACCATCTTAGGGCCTGATGAAACGCCTTGGGAAG GGGGTGTTTTTGGTCTGCGGTTGACATTTGGGGACAGTTATCCCGCTAAACCACCTCGTGTACGGTTTACTTCTGAAGTCTTCCACCCTAATG TTTATATTGATGGGACTCTATGCATAGACATCATTCAGGATGCTTGGTCACCTTGCCACAATGTTTGTACCATTTTGATGTCGATCCAG TCACTTCTCACTGACCCAAACCCTGCAAGCCCTGCAAATCCTGAGGCTGCCCAATTATTTCAGCATGACAATCAAGCATACAACAA GAGAGTTAGGCGATGTGCTCGTGTATCGATTGAGCCGTAG
- the LOC121975385 gene encoding homeobox protein rough sheath 1-like isoform X3, producing MEELSRQLGASSRPVAAGDDLLYLPSSAPTSSSDATSFYGRAGDHHHHNSHVDSNNYFLDAAYLLRPQPPMSQGEITAVAEDAGVKAKIMSHPQYSALIAAYIDCQKVGAPPDVAARLSGLARELESRLSCRRKEAYCDILAKYRDELNRPLQEATEFLKSVESQFNALTNNAATPSSSSRLFSPDEKGEGVGSSEEDFDASDGETDNLEIDPRAEDKELKTNLLRKYSGYLSSLRQELSKKKKKGKLPKEARQKLLKWWELHYKWPYPSEAEKIALAESTGLNQKQINNWFINQRKRHWKPSEDMQLMVMNSFHPHNPAALYMEGQFMGGDNLYRLGP from the exons ATGGAGGAGCTGTCGCGGCAGTTGGGCGCGTCGTCGCGGCCGGTGGCCGCCGGTGACGATCTCCTCTACCTTCCCTCCTCTGCCCCCACGTCGTCATCCGACGCCACCTCCTTCTACGGCCGCGCAGGGGATCATCATCATCATAATAGCCATGTTGACAGTAATAACTACTTCCTCGACGCCGCCTATCTCCTCCGCCCGCAACCGCCGATGTCTCAGGGGGAGATCACGGCCGTGGCAGAGGACGCCGGCGTCAAAGCCAAGATCATGTCGCATCCCCAGTACTCCGCCCTTATTGCCGCCTACATCGACTGCCAGAAG GTGGGAGCGCCGCCGGATGTGGCTGCGCGGCTGTCGGGGTTAGCTCGGGAGCTGGAGTCGCGGCTGAGCTGCCGTCGCAAG GAAGCGTACTGCGACATACTGGCCAAGTACCGGGACGAGCTAAATCGGCCGTTACAAGAGGCGACGGAGTTCCTCAAGAGCGTGGAGTCGCAGTTCAACGCGCTCACCAACAACGCCGCCACCCCCTCTTCCTCTTCCCGCCTCTTCTCGCCTG ATGAAAAAGGTGAAGGCGTCGGATCTTCTGAAGAAGACTTCGATGCGAGCGACGGAGAGACTGATAATCTGGAGATCGACCCACGAGCTGAGGACAAAGAGCTGAAGACCAATCTTCTGAGGAAATATAGTGGTTACTTGAGTAGCCTAAGGCAAGAGCtttccaagaagaagaagaaaggtaagCTGCCAAAGGAAGCCCGGCAAAAACTACTCAAGTGGTGGGAGCTGCATTACAAATGGCCATATCCATCG GAAGCTGAGAAGATTGCTCTAGCGGAGTCAACAGGCCTCAATCAGAAGCAAATCAATAACTGGTTTATCAACCAACGGAAGCGGCACTGGAAACCCTCGGAGGACATGCAACTTATGGTGATGAATAGCTTTCATCCACATAATCCTGCTGCCTTGTACATGGAAGGACAGTTCATGGGAGGCGACAACCTTTACCGCCTTGGCCCCTAA
- the LOC121975385 gene encoding homeobox protein knotted-1-like 12 isoform X2 produces the protein MEELSRQLGASSRPVAAGDDLLYLPSSAPTSSSDATSFYGRAGDHHHHNSHVDSNNYFLDAAYLLRPQPPMSQGEITAVAEDAGVKAKIMSHPQYSALIAAYIDCQKVGAPPDVAARLSGLARELESRLSCRRKVSDDPELDQFMEAYCDILAKYRDELNRPLQEATEFLKSVESQFNALTNNAATPSSSSRLFSPGEGVGSSEEDFDASDGETDNLEIDPRAEDKELKTNLLRKYSGYLSSLRQELSKKKKKGKLPKEARQKLLKWWELHYKWPYPSEAEKIALAESTGLNQKQINNWFINQRKRHWKPSEDMQLMVMNSFHPHNPAALYMEGQFMGGDNLYRLGP, from the exons ATGGAGGAGCTGTCGCGGCAGTTGGGCGCGTCGTCGCGGCCGGTGGCCGCCGGTGACGATCTCCTCTACCTTCCCTCCTCTGCCCCCACGTCGTCATCCGACGCCACCTCCTTCTACGGCCGCGCAGGGGATCATCATCATCATAATAGCCATGTTGACAGTAATAACTACTTCCTCGACGCCGCCTATCTCCTCCGCCCGCAACCGCCGATGTCTCAGGGGGAGATCACGGCCGTGGCAGAGGACGCCGGCGTCAAAGCCAAGATCATGTCGCATCCCCAGTACTCCGCCCTTATTGCCGCCTACATCGACTGCCAGAAG GTGGGAGCGCCGCCGGATGTGGCTGCGCGGCTGTCGGGGTTAGCTCGGGAGCTGGAGTCGCGGCTGAGCTGCCGTCGCAAGGTctccgatgacccggagctcgaCCAGTTCATG GAAGCGTACTGCGACATACTGGCCAAGTACCGGGACGAGCTAAATCGGCCGTTACAAGAGGCGACGGAGTTCCTCAAGAGCGTGGAGTCGCAGTTCAACGCGCTCACCAACAACGCCGCCACCCCCTCTTCCTCTTCCCGCCTCTTCTCGCCTG GTGAAGGCGTCGGATCTTCTGAAGAAGACTTCGATGCGAGCGACGGAGAGACTGATAATCTGGAGATCGACCCACGAGCTGAGGACAAAGAGCTGAAGACCAATCTTCTGAGGAAATATAGTGGTTACTTGAGTAGCCTAAGGCAAGAGCtttccaagaagaagaagaaaggtaagCTGCCAAAGGAAGCCCGGCAAAAACTACTCAAGTGGTGGGAGCTGCATTACAAATGGCCATATCCATCG GAAGCTGAGAAGATTGCTCTAGCGGAGTCAACAGGCCTCAATCAGAAGCAAATCAATAACTGGTTTATCAACCAACGGAAGCGGCACTGGAAACCCTCGGAGGACATGCAACTTATGGTGATGAATAGCTTTCATCCACATAATCCTGCTGCCTTGTACATGGAAGGACAGTTCATGGGAGGCGACAACCTTTACCGCCTTGGCCCCTAA
- the LOC121975385 gene encoding homeobox protein knotted-1-like 12 isoform X1 codes for MEELSRQLGASSRPVAAGDDLLYLPSSAPTSSSDATSFYGRAGDHHHHNSHVDSNNYFLDAAYLLRPQPPMSQGEITAVAEDAGVKAKIMSHPQYSALIAAYIDCQKVGAPPDVAARLSGLARELESRLSCRRKVSDDPELDQFMEAYCDILAKYRDELNRPLQEATEFLKSVESQFNALTNNAATPSSSSRLFSPDEKGEGVGSSEEDFDASDGETDNLEIDPRAEDKELKTNLLRKYSGYLSSLRQELSKKKKKGKLPKEARQKLLKWWELHYKWPYPSEAEKIALAESTGLNQKQINNWFINQRKRHWKPSEDMQLMVMNSFHPHNPAALYMEGQFMGGDNLYRLGP; via the exons ATGGAGGAGCTGTCGCGGCAGTTGGGCGCGTCGTCGCGGCCGGTGGCCGCCGGTGACGATCTCCTCTACCTTCCCTCCTCTGCCCCCACGTCGTCATCCGACGCCACCTCCTTCTACGGCCGCGCAGGGGATCATCATCATCATAATAGCCATGTTGACAGTAATAACTACTTCCTCGACGCCGCCTATCTCCTCCGCCCGCAACCGCCGATGTCTCAGGGGGAGATCACGGCCGTGGCAGAGGACGCCGGCGTCAAAGCCAAGATCATGTCGCATCCCCAGTACTCCGCCCTTATTGCCGCCTACATCGACTGCCAGAAG GTGGGAGCGCCGCCGGATGTGGCTGCGCGGCTGTCGGGGTTAGCTCGGGAGCTGGAGTCGCGGCTGAGCTGCCGTCGCAAGGTctccgatgacccggagctcgaCCAGTTCATG GAAGCGTACTGCGACATACTGGCCAAGTACCGGGACGAGCTAAATCGGCCGTTACAAGAGGCGACGGAGTTCCTCAAGAGCGTGGAGTCGCAGTTCAACGCGCTCACCAACAACGCCGCCACCCCCTCTTCCTCTTCCCGCCTCTTCTCGCCTG ATGAAAAAGGTGAAGGCGTCGGATCTTCTGAAGAAGACTTCGATGCGAGCGACGGAGAGACTGATAATCTGGAGATCGACCCACGAGCTGAGGACAAAGAGCTGAAGACCAATCTTCTGAGGAAATATAGTGGTTACTTGAGTAGCCTAAGGCAAGAGCtttccaagaagaagaagaaaggtaagCTGCCAAAGGAAGCCCGGCAAAAACTACTCAAGTGGTGGGAGCTGCATTACAAATGGCCATATCCATCG GAAGCTGAGAAGATTGCTCTAGCGGAGTCAACAGGCCTCAATCAGAAGCAAATCAATAACTGGTTTATCAACCAACGGAAGCGGCACTGGAAACCCTCGGAGGACATGCAACTTATGGTGATGAATAGCTTTCATCCACATAATCCTGCTGCCTTGTACATGGAAGGACAGTTCATGGGAGGCGACAACCTTTACCGCCTTGGCCCCTAA